From the Girardinichthys multiradiatus isolate DD_20200921_A chromosome 22, DD_fGirMul_XY1, whole genome shotgun sequence genome, one window contains:
- the LOC124859394 gene encoding centrosomal protein of 55 kDa-like isoform X3 — MPGYKCNRSLKKKLSCELVKTISSLRKENVLMKKTLAEVSHHCGEHNKLLERLLALETLRLESCQQLPTKDGKPSSSSEDLCTKERNSLDGALEKNKQWLEYDQQREAYVRAILDKMLWLEKQLNEANQAHSKQHNKEHSDEEAQIQIKERFESLLKEVHIWLDMLRKQGEVAHEELTFAEKRFKEREKELEALTHQLKSETISKGGPEEECHNSDEEEQQLREETKELQAKLKEEKRRSTNFELQASLYQRYMLNHHHADQEKIADLERQIKISSQDLQDAKLDSSYLKKQMLRILKKLPKTKGLNPKQSKRNQQDLSLCGEVMPPTSSPRDSLASSSHSSLLNESLLECPTCQAEYPASQYRELLKHLEICLE, encoded by the exons ATGCCAGGCTATAAATGTAATCGCTCACTCAAGAAAAAGCTCAGTTGTGAGCTTGTGAAGACCATCAGCAGCCTAAGAAAGGAGAATGTCCTTATGAAGAAAACTCTAGCTGAGGTGTCCCATCATTGCGGAGAACATAATAAGCTCTTGGag AGACTCCTGGCTCTTGAAACTCTGCGGCTGGAGAGTTGTCAGCAGCTTCCAACAAAAGATGGAAAACCATCTTCGTCCTCAGAGGATCTCTGCACAAAGGAGAGGAACTCTCTGGACGGA GCTTTGGAAAAGAACAAGCAGTGGCTGGAGTATGACCAGCAGAGAGAGGCCTATGTGAGGGCAATTCTGGACAAAATGTTATGGCTGGAGAAGCAACTGAATGAAGCCAATCAGGCCCACTCAAAGCAGCACAATAAGGAGCATTCAGATG AAGAGGCACAGATACAGATTAAGGAACGCTTTGAAAGTCTCCTGAAAGAGGTTCATATCTGGCTGGATATGCTCAGAAAACAAGGTGAAGTGGCTCATGAGGAGCTGAcatttgctgaaaaaag GTtcaaagaaagagagaaagagctGGAGGCTCTCACACACCAGTTAAAGAGTGAAACAATAAGCAAAGGAGGCCCAGAAGAAGAATGTCATAACTCTGATGAGGAAGAGCAACAGTTGAGGGAGGAGACTAAAGAGCTTCAAGCCAAGCTGAAGGAGGAGAAGCGAAGGTCTACTAACTTTGAGTTGCAG GCAAGCCTCTATCAGAGGTACATGTTAAACCATCACCATGCAGACCAGGAAAAGATTGCAGACCTGGAAAGACAG ATCAAGATTTCTTCACAAGACCTTCAGGATGCAAAGCTGGACTCTTCATATTTAAAGAAGCAAATGCTCAGAATTCTGAAGAAGCTGCCAAAAACAAAAGGCCTTAACCCAAAACAGTCAAAG AGAAACCAGCAGGACCTCAGCTTGTGTGGAGAGGTGATGCCCCCCACCTCATCCCCCAGAGACAGCCTGGCATCCTCTTCTCACAGCAGCCTGCTGAATGAAAGTTTGCTGGAGTGTCCTACCTGCCAGGCCGAGTACCCAGCCAGTCAATACCGAGAACTACTAAAGCACCTGGAAATATGTCTCGAGTGA
- the LOC124859394 gene encoding centrosomal protein of 55 kDa-like isoform X4, producing the protein MPGYKCNRSLKKKLSCELVKTISSLRKENVLMKKTLAEVSHHCGEHNKLLERLLALETLRLESCQQLPTKDGKPSSSSEDLCTKERNSLDGDSPSEKQVSSNYEAVLHLQNKLSDALEKNKQWLEYDQQREAYVRAILDKMLWLEKQLNEANQAHSKQHNKEHSDEEAQIQIKERFESLLKEVHIWLDMLRKQGEVAHEELTFAEKRFKEREKELEALTHQLKSETISKGGPEEECHNSDEEEQQLREETKELQAKLKEEKRRSTNFELQASLYQRYMLNHHHADQEKIADLERQRNQQDLSLCGEVMPPTSSPRDSLASSSHSSLLNESLLECPTCQAEYPASQYRELLKHLEICLE; encoded by the exons ATGCCAGGCTATAAATGTAATCGCTCACTCAAGAAAAAGCTCAGTTGTGAGCTTGTGAAGACCATCAGCAGCCTAAGAAAGGAGAATGTCCTTATGAAGAAAACTCTAGCTGAGGTGTCCCATCATTGCGGAGAACATAATAAGCTCTTGGag AGACTCCTGGCTCTTGAAACTCTGCGGCTGGAGAGTTGTCAGCAGCTTCCAACAAAAGATGGAAAACCATCTTCGTCCTCAGAGGATCTCTGCACAAAGGAGAGGAACTCTCTGGACGGA GATTCCCCATCAGAAAAACAGGTGTCATCCAATTATGAAGCTGTCTTACATCTTCAAAATAAGCTCAGTGAT GCTTTGGAAAAGAACAAGCAGTGGCTGGAGTATGACCAGCAGAGAGAGGCCTATGTGAGGGCAATTCTGGACAAAATGTTATGGCTGGAGAAGCAACTGAATGAAGCCAATCAGGCCCACTCAAAGCAGCACAATAAGGAGCATTCAGATG AAGAGGCACAGATACAGATTAAGGAACGCTTTGAAAGTCTCCTGAAAGAGGTTCATATCTGGCTGGATATGCTCAGAAAACAAGGTGAAGTGGCTCATGAGGAGCTGAcatttgctgaaaaaag GTtcaaagaaagagagaaagagctGGAGGCTCTCACACACCAGTTAAAGAGTGAAACAATAAGCAAAGGAGGCCCAGAAGAAGAATGTCATAACTCTGATGAGGAAGAGCAACAGTTGAGGGAGGAGACTAAAGAGCTTCAAGCCAAGCTGAAGGAGGAGAAGCGAAGGTCTACTAACTTTGAGTTGCAG GCAAGCCTCTATCAGAGGTACATGTTAAACCATCACCATGCAGACCAGGAAAAGATTGCAGACCTGGAAAGACAG AGAAACCAGCAGGACCTCAGCTTGTGTGGAGAGGTGATGCCCCCCACCTCATCCCCCAGAGACAGCCTGGCATCCTCTTCTCACAGCAGCCTGCTGAATGAAAGTTTGCTGGAGTGTCCTACCTGCCAGGCCGAGTACCCAGCCAGTCAATACCGAGAACTACTAAAGCACCTGGAAATATGTCTCGAGTGA
- the LOC124859394 gene encoding centrosomal protein of 55 kDa-like isoform X2 yields the protein MPGYKCNRSLKKKLSCELVKTISSLRKENVLMKKTLAEVSHHCGEHNKLLERLLALETLRLESCQQLPTKDGKPSSSSEDLCTKERNSLDGDSPSEKQALEKNKQWLEYDQQREAYVRAILDKMLWLEKQLNEANQAHSKQHNKEHSDEEAQIQIKERFESLLKEVHIWLDMLRKQGEVAHEELTFAEKRFKEREKELEALTHQLKSETISKGGPEEECHNSDEEEQQLREETKELQAKLKEEKRRSTNFELQASLYQRYMLNHHHADQEKIADLERQIKISSQDLQDAKLDSSYLKKQMLRILKKLPKTKGLNPKQSKRNQQDLSLCGEVMPPTSSPRDSLASSSHSSLLNESLLECPTCQAEYPASQYRELLKHLEICLE from the exons ATGCCAGGCTATAAATGTAATCGCTCACTCAAGAAAAAGCTCAGTTGTGAGCTTGTGAAGACCATCAGCAGCCTAAGAAAGGAGAATGTCCTTATGAAGAAAACTCTAGCTGAGGTGTCCCATCATTGCGGAGAACATAATAAGCTCTTGGag AGACTCCTGGCTCTTGAAACTCTGCGGCTGGAGAGTTGTCAGCAGCTTCCAACAAAAGATGGAAAACCATCTTCGTCCTCAGAGGATCTCTGCACAAAGGAGAGGAACTCTCTGGACGGA GATTCCCCATCAGAAAAACAG GCTTTGGAAAAGAACAAGCAGTGGCTGGAGTATGACCAGCAGAGAGAGGCCTATGTGAGGGCAATTCTGGACAAAATGTTATGGCTGGAGAAGCAACTGAATGAAGCCAATCAGGCCCACTCAAAGCAGCACAATAAGGAGCATTCAGATG AAGAGGCACAGATACAGATTAAGGAACGCTTTGAAAGTCTCCTGAAAGAGGTTCATATCTGGCTGGATATGCTCAGAAAACAAGGTGAAGTGGCTCATGAGGAGCTGAcatttgctgaaaaaag GTtcaaagaaagagagaaagagctGGAGGCTCTCACACACCAGTTAAAGAGTGAAACAATAAGCAAAGGAGGCCCAGAAGAAGAATGTCATAACTCTGATGAGGAAGAGCAACAGTTGAGGGAGGAGACTAAAGAGCTTCAAGCCAAGCTGAAGGAGGAGAAGCGAAGGTCTACTAACTTTGAGTTGCAG GCAAGCCTCTATCAGAGGTACATGTTAAACCATCACCATGCAGACCAGGAAAAGATTGCAGACCTGGAAAGACAG ATCAAGATTTCTTCACAAGACCTTCAGGATGCAAAGCTGGACTCTTCATATTTAAAGAAGCAAATGCTCAGAATTCTGAAGAAGCTGCCAAAAACAAAAGGCCTTAACCCAAAACAGTCAAAG AGAAACCAGCAGGACCTCAGCTTGTGTGGAGAGGTGATGCCCCCCACCTCATCCCCCAGAGACAGCCTGGCATCCTCTTCTCACAGCAGCCTGCTGAATGAAAGTTTGCTGGAGTGTCCTACCTGCCAGGCCGAGTACCCAGCCAGTCAATACCGAGAACTACTAAAGCACCTGGAAATATGTCTCGAGTGA
- the LOC124858805 gene encoding leucine-rich glioma-inactivated protein 1-like — MENTRRIPRRLLWLGFLVVASVVLSVESKRPRQQRCPMSCTCTKDNALCESAVSIPRSFPPDVTSLSFVKSEFTEIAKERFIHIPALHLLLFTANNLESIIEDAFLGLPHLEYLFIENNQIQSISPYAFRGLKTLVHLSLAYNNLETLPKDLFKGLEALTKVDLRGNHFMCDCKLKWLVEWIYSTNATVDQIYCKGPASQLDKKINDLSPQSFDCITTEFSPYQSLKFESISVEAFSFRNDQYVVFAQPFIGKCGFLEWDHVEMNFRNFDDIDSTSTVICKPLVIDNQLFIIVAQLFGGSHIYKRDTSANKFIKLQGIDVLKIRKPNDVETFRIDGESFFVIADSSKAGSTTIYKWNGNGFYSHQSLHPWYRDTDVEYLEISSKPHLILSSSSQRPVIYQWNKATKHFDRRTDIPEMEDVYAVKHFQVKSDLYICLTRFIGDSKVMRWDGALFTELQTMPSRGSMVFQPFTVGSWQYAILGSDYSFTQVYRWDAKKGEFVRFQELNIQAPRAFSPVSIDNRQFLLASSFKGKTQIYKHLVIDLSN, encoded by the exons ATGGAAAATACACGCAGAATACCCAGGAGACTGCTCTGGCTTGGCTTCCTTGTGGTGGCGTCTGTTGTACTTTCAGTGGAGAGCAAGAGACCCAGGCAGCAGCGCTGTCCCATGTCATGCACATGCACCAAAGATAACGCGTTGTGCGAAAGCGCAGTGTCGATTCCTCGCAGCTTTCCCCCCGATGTCACATCTCT ATCATTTGTCAAATCGGAATTCACCGAAATCGCTAAGGAGAGGTTCATCCACATCCCTGCCCTGCATCTCCT CTTGTTCACAGCAAATAACCTGGAATCTATAATCGAGGATGCTTTCCTTGGACTTCCTCATCTCGAATATCT atttatagAAAACAACCAAATCCAGTCGATATCACCATATGCTTTCCGGGGACTGAAAACCTTGGTGCACCT gaGTCTGGCTTACAACAATCTGGAGACTCTCCCTAAAGATTTGTTCAAAGGTCTCGAGGCCTTGACAAAAGT AGACTTGCGTGGGAATCACTTCATGTGTGACTGTAAGCTGAAGTGGTTAGTGGAGTGGATTTACAGCACCAATGCCACCGTGGACCAAATTTACTGTAAAGGCCCAGCCTCACAGTTGGACAAGAAGATCAATGACCTGTCGCCGCAGTCCTTCGACTGCATCACCACAG AGTTTTCTCCCTACCAGTCCCTGAAATTTGAATCCATATCAGTGGAagcattttctttcaggaatgACCAGTATGTTGTCTTTGCCCAGCCATTCATTGGGAAATGTGGCTTCCTTGAATGGGATCACGTTGAGATGAACTTCAGAAACTTTGACGATATTGACA gTACATCCACTGTGATCTGCAAACCTCTAGTCATTGACAACCAGCTGTTCATCATTGTGGCTCAGCTGTTCGGAGGCTCCCACATCTACAAGCGGGACACCTCTGCCAACAAATTCATTAAGCTTCAAGGCATTGACGTCCTGAAAATCCGCAAGCCAAATGATGTAGAGACGTTCCGCATTGATGGAGAGTCCTTCTTTGTCATAGCAGATAGCTCCAAGGCCGGCTCCACCACTATCTACAAGTGGAACGGCAATGGATTCTACTCTCACCAGTCCCTCCACCCGTGGTACCGCGACACCGACGTGGAATACCTGGAGATCTCCTCCAAGCCTCACCTGATCTTGTCAAGCAGCTCCCAGAGGCCCGTCATCTACCAGTGGAACAAAGCCACCAAGCATTTCGACAGACGAACCGACATCCCGGAGATGGAGGACGTTTACGCCGTGAAGCACTTTCAGGTCAAATCGGATCTCTACATCTGCCTGACGCGCTTCATCGGCGACTCCAAGGTGATGCGCTGGGATGGCGCCCTCTTTACAGAGTTACAGACCATGCCCTCTCGAGGCTCCATGGTGTTCCAGCCCTTCACTGTGGGCAGCTGGCAGTACGCCATTCTGGGCAGCGATTACTCCTTCACCCAGGTGTACCGCTGGGATGCCAAGAAGGGCGAATTTGTTCGCTTTCAGGAGCTCAACATTCAGGCGCCAAGGGCCTTTTCTCCAGTTTCCATTGACAACCGTCAGTTTCTGCTAGCCTCCAGTTTCAAAGGGAAAACTCAGATCTACAAGCATTTAGTCATTGATCTGAGTAATTGA
- the LOC124859394 gene encoding centrosomal protein of 55 kDa-like isoform X1, with protein sequence MPGYKCNRSLKKKLSCELVKTISSLRKENVLMKKTLAEVSHHCGEHNKLLERLLALETLRLESCQQLPTKDGKPSSSSEDLCTKERNSLDGDSPSEKQVSSNYEAVLHLQNKLSDALEKNKQWLEYDQQREAYVRAILDKMLWLEKQLNEANQAHSKQHNKEHSDEEAQIQIKERFESLLKEVHIWLDMLRKQGEVAHEELTFAEKRFKEREKELEALTHQLKSETISKGGPEEECHNSDEEEQQLREETKELQAKLKEEKRRSTNFELQASLYQRYMLNHHHADQEKIADLERQIKISSQDLQDAKLDSSYLKKQMLRILKKLPKTKGLNPKQSKRNQQDLSLCGEVMPPTSSPRDSLASSSHSSLLNESLLECPTCQAEYPASQYRELLKHLEICLE encoded by the exons ATGCCAGGCTATAAATGTAATCGCTCACTCAAGAAAAAGCTCAGTTGTGAGCTTGTGAAGACCATCAGCAGCCTAAGAAAGGAGAATGTCCTTATGAAGAAAACTCTAGCTGAGGTGTCCCATCATTGCGGAGAACATAATAAGCTCTTGGag AGACTCCTGGCTCTTGAAACTCTGCGGCTGGAGAGTTGTCAGCAGCTTCCAACAAAAGATGGAAAACCATCTTCGTCCTCAGAGGATCTCTGCACAAAGGAGAGGAACTCTCTGGACGGA GATTCCCCATCAGAAAAACAGGTGTCATCCAATTATGAAGCTGTCTTACATCTTCAAAATAAGCTCAGTGAT GCTTTGGAAAAGAACAAGCAGTGGCTGGAGTATGACCAGCAGAGAGAGGCCTATGTGAGGGCAATTCTGGACAAAATGTTATGGCTGGAGAAGCAACTGAATGAAGCCAATCAGGCCCACTCAAAGCAGCACAATAAGGAGCATTCAGATG AAGAGGCACAGATACAGATTAAGGAACGCTTTGAAAGTCTCCTGAAAGAGGTTCATATCTGGCTGGATATGCTCAGAAAACAAGGTGAAGTGGCTCATGAGGAGCTGAcatttgctgaaaaaag GTtcaaagaaagagagaaagagctGGAGGCTCTCACACACCAGTTAAAGAGTGAAACAATAAGCAAAGGAGGCCCAGAAGAAGAATGTCATAACTCTGATGAGGAAGAGCAACAGTTGAGGGAGGAGACTAAAGAGCTTCAAGCCAAGCTGAAGGAGGAGAAGCGAAGGTCTACTAACTTTGAGTTGCAG GCAAGCCTCTATCAGAGGTACATGTTAAACCATCACCATGCAGACCAGGAAAAGATTGCAGACCTGGAAAGACAG ATCAAGATTTCTTCACAAGACCTTCAGGATGCAAAGCTGGACTCTTCATATTTAAAGAAGCAAATGCTCAGAATTCTGAAGAAGCTGCCAAAAACAAAAGGCCTTAACCCAAAACAGTCAAAG AGAAACCAGCAGGACCTCAGCTTGTGTGGAGAGGTGATGCCCCCCACCTCATCCCCCAGAGACAGCCTGGCATCCTCTTCTCACAGCAGCCTGCTGAATGAAAGTTTGCTGGAGTGTCCTACCTGCCAGGCCGAGTACCCAGCCAGTCAATACCGAGAACTACTAAAGCACCTGGAAATATGTCTCGAGTGA